One Faecalispora anaeroviscerum genomic window carries:
- a CDS encoding RNA polymerase sigma factor, whose protein sequence is MRKKRLSLDQFTESLAGIQEYRRQGESADAEYHRMLHTLNRAMEGELTDRQRQCVQLCFFEGLTARQAAQELCIHESTVSRHLKKARQRLERVLRYSFNRLE, encoded by the coding sequence GTGAGAAAGAAACGCTTATCCCTTGACCAGTTTACGGAGAGCCTCGCCGGAATTCAGGAGTACCGCCGCCAGGGAGAATCGGCAGATGCGGAATACCACCGTATGCTGCATACACTAAACCGAGCCATGGAAGGCGAGCTGACCGACCGGCAGCGGCAGTGCGTGCAGCTCTGCTTTTTTGAGGGTCTCACTGCGCGGCAGGCGGCACAGGAGCTTTGCATCCACGAATCGACCGTCAGCCGGCACCTGAAAAAGGCGCGGCAGCGGCTGGAGCGCGTGCTCCGCTACTCGTTCAACCGGCTGGAATAA
- a CDS encoding winged helix-turn-helix transcriptional regulator encodes MVLTLRQSLQKRLLNGEYNCEKELTLSLMSGKWKIVILWHLGHEGPLRYGELFRLFKNISNRILTKQLRELEQDGIIYRNVFDEVPPKVEYHLTELGRTLVPIVDEMFEWGKTNMRYYAELAKKNIQSDPNCEEKEEEEN; translated from the coding sequence TTGGTACTGACGCTAAGGCAGAGTCTTCAGAAACGGCTTTTGAACGGAGAGTACAACTGCGAAAAAGAACTTACGCTCTCTTTGATGAGCGGCAAATGGAAAATTGTGATTTTGTGGCACCTTGGGCACGAAGGCCCGCTTCGGTACGGGGAGCTGTTCCGGCTGTTTAAGAACATCAGCAACCGGATTCTGACCAAACAGCTGCGTGAGCTGGAGCAGGATGGGATCATTTACCGGAATGTATTTGATGAAGTTCCGCCCAAAGTGGAGTACCACCTAACAGAGCTTGGCAGAACTTTGGTGCCGATTGTAGACGAAATGTTTGAGTGGGGAAAGACGAATATGCGGTATTATGCGGAGCTTGCGAAAAAAAACATCCAGAGCGATCCTAATTGTGAGGAAAAAGAGGAAGAGGAGAATTGA
- a CDS encoding ABC transporter permease, with protein sequence MNHSASGDLKLQSGLSGKSTGQARASELFKKYIALVVLLLLIIISSTLSDAFFTQKNLSNLLRQLSGTTIVSMGMLLVILTGGIDLSVGSVVALSGVLFAYFAAFTSLPVALLLTFLFAALCGMISGYFSAFQNMAPFVVTLAVMSAARGVAYIVSRGTPIPIQSRSVSIFGQGSLYSIPFPVITALLVFLVIAFLLKYTSFGRFVQAIGSNETAVRLSGIRVNYYKWMVYTISGFLCAFAGIISDGRTGVGSPTIGSGMEMDAIAACVIGGASLSGGRGTAINTLVGVLILGLIGNIMNLMNVAGYPQQVIKGIIIIVAVLLQGSRKKN encoded by the coding sequence ATGAACCATTCTGCAAGCGGTGATTTGAAGCTGCAAAGCGGGCTGAGCGGAAAATCCACAGGGCAGGCCCGTGCGTCTGAGCTTTTTAAGAAGTACATAGCTCTTGTGGTGCTTTTGCTGCTCATTATTATTTCAAGTACATTGTCGGACGCGTTTTTTACGCAGAAGAACCTTTCTAACCTACTGAGGCAGCTTTCGGGCACCACCATCGTCAGCATGGGGATGCTGCTGGTGATTCTGACCGGGGGCATTGATCTTTCGGTTGGCTCGGTGGTTGCGCTGAGCGGCGTTCTGTTCGCTTATTTTGCTGCCTTTACCAGTCTGCCGGTCGCGTTGTTGCTGACTTTTCTGTTCGCGGCACTGTGCGGTATGATTTCCGGCTATTTTTCGGCGTTTCAGAACATGGCGCCGTTTGTTGTCACGCTGGCGGTGATGTCGGCCGCGCGCGGTGTGGCTTATATTGTTTCGCGGGGAACGCCAATCCCGATTCAGAGCAGGTCGGTTTCAATTTTTGGGCAGGGCTCTTTATACTCTATCCCGTTCCCGGTGATCACGGCGCTGCTGGTATTTCTGGTGATTGCGTTTCTGCTGAAATACACCAGCTTCGGCCGGTTTGTGCAGGCGATCGGCAGCAATGAAACAGCGGTGCGCCTCTCTGGCATCCGGGTGAACTACTACAAGTGGATGGTCTACACCATTTCTGGTTTTCTGTGCGCGTTTGCCGGTATTATCAGCGACGGGCGCACCGGGGTTGGCTCACCCACCATCGGTAGCGGAATGGAGATGGACGCGATCGCAGCTTGCGTCATTGGCGGCGCCAGCCTTTCGGGCGGGCGCGGCACGGCGATTAATACGCTGGTGGGCGTTCTGATCCTTGGGCTGATCGGAAATATTATGAACCTGATGAATGTAGCGGGTTACCCGCAGCAGGTTATCAAAGGAATCATCATTATTGTCGCGGTGCTGCTGCAGGGCAGCCGCAAAAAAAATTAG
- a CDS encoding DUF5107 domain-containing protein, which produces MKSWFKKLSGLVMALTLAFSTTSVAFTANAEESPSLTLYDSTTTFRHFDFTLNADNSFNTGNSSSIVNQVLNTKVIENSYIKATFLPDYGARLISLIYKPTGKELLYQNPVGTPYGINEYNFYYNWLMVYGGIMPTFSEPEHGKYWLTPWSYQVVAQDSEKISIQMTKTDDVNFAATPGKFNNGATGITCKVTYTVYADKPSVEMKVNLKNNKNQAVNYEYWTCNTLAPGSTPGNTVGSSSMEIVAPMTEVKSKDDWWPWMATVDEAVDASNHIFKFDNLAHFSNWDDMGIAYANNLSDNWWGVINHDNEQGILRIADNANATPGMKLWTWGHDQSYAVNPETAYGNSARPYIELWGGNSSEFFADATLQPLEEKEWTEYYTPTVGLSQVTKANQNAAAYLTKSTTDTQATFNAKVNTTLPGKTIRATMKLTGSTNYTLLDTTFTAQADNAQTLTATSDLDSIEAGSYTYQLELRDSSNQVLLIASIPFTKSGGGSSPNLPSATWYFYNQSVSGTSPSGQNLQTANSGISGWQPIREITSTPAYWYSPELNGTYAAGNWDFTLWTSAPAGTSNVTVELYQTDLNGANATLIGSQTKDISLTGTGNHPSLYTFSNVGATTFSGQRLMVKITKASGASVNMAYNTNDFPTRLVTP; this is translated from the coding sequence ATGAAATCGTGGTTCAAGAAACTCTCCGGTCTTGTAATGGCGCTGACTCTGGCATTTTCCACTACAAGCGTAGCTTTTACAGCCAACGCAGAAGAAAGTCCTTCTCTGACGCTGTATGATTCCACTACCACTTTCCGACATTTTGATTTTACATTAAACGCTGATAATTCCTTTAATACCGGTAATTCCTCCAGCATTGTCAATCAGGTTCTGAACACCAAGGTCATTGAAAATTCCTATATTAAGGCAACGTTCCTGCCGGATTACGGCGCAAGGCTGATTTCCCTCATCTACAAGCCAACCGGAAAAGAGCTTTTGTACCAAAATCCTGTCGGAACTCCGTATGGGATCAACGAATACAATTTTTATTACAATTGGCTGATGGTTTACGGCGGAATCATGCCAACCTTTTCTGAGCCCGAGCACGGAAAATACTGGCTGACTCCCTGGAGCTATCAGGTCGTCGCGCAGGATTCCGAAAAAATTTCTATTCAGATGACAAAGACCGACGATGTTAATTTTGCAGCCACACCCGGTAAATTTAATAACGGCGCAACCGGCATCACCTGCAAGGTAACCTACACGGTTTACGCGGACAAGCCGTCTGTGGAAATGAAGGTCAACCTGAAGAATAATAAAAATCAGGCTGTCAATTATGAATACTGGACCTGCAACACGCTGGCGCCAGGCTCCACCCCAGGCAATACCGTAGGTTCCTCCTCCATGGAGATTGTCGCGCCGATGACCGAGGTGAAGAGCAAAGATGACTGGTGGCCCTGGATGGCTACCGTAGACGAAGCGGTAGACGCCTCGAATCACATCTTCAAGTTTGACAACCTCGCTCATTTCTCAAATTGGGACGACATGGGCATCGCCTATGCCAATAATCTTTCCGACAACTGGTGGGGCGTAATCAATCACGATAACGAGCAGGGGATTCTGCGTATCGCCGACAACGCCAACGCCACACCAGGCATGAAGCTCTGGACCTGGGGGCACGACCAGAGTTATGCCGTTAACCCAGAAACCGCCTATGGCAATTCCGCACGTCCTTATATTGAACTTTGGGGCGGAAACTCCTCCGAATTCTTTGCCGACGCAACTCTGCAGCCTCTTGAGGAAAAAGAGTGGACAGAGTATTATACTCCTACCGTAGGGCTCAGCCAGGTTACCAAGGCGAACCAGAATGCCGCGGCCTACCTGACCAAGAGCACGACGGACACACAGGCCACCTTCAACGCAAAGGTCAACACCACCCTGCCGGGTAAAACGATCCGCGCCACAATGAAGCTGACCGGCAGCACCAATTATACCCTTCTGGATACCACCTTTACCGCCCAGGCAGACAATGCACAGACCCTGACCGCGACCTCCGATCTGGACAGCATTGAGGCCGGCAGCTACACCTATCAGCTTGAACTGAGGGATTCCTCCAATCAGGTGCTGCTCATCGCCTCCATTCCCTTTACCAAATCCGGCGGCGGTTCCTCCCCCAATCTGCCCAGCGCAACCTGGTATTTTTACAATCAAAGCGTCAGCGGCACTTCGCCCAGCGGCCAGAACCTGCAGACCGCCAACAGCGGGATCTCCGGCTGGCAGCCGATCCGTGAAATCACCTCCACTCCCGCTTATTGGTATAGCCCGGAATTAAACGGCACCTATGCCGCCGGAAACTGGGATTTTACCCTTTGGACCTCCGCACCCGCGGGTACCTCCAACGTAACGGTAGAACTGTATCAAACGGATCTTAACGGCGCAAATGCCACATTAATCGGCTCACAGACCAAAGATATCTCTCTTACCGGCACCGGGAACCATCCTTCTCTATACACCTTTAGCAACGTTGGCGCAACTACATTTTCCGGCCAGCGCCTGATGGTGAAAATCACAAAGGCCTCCGGTGCATCTGTCAATATGGCCTACAATACCAATGACTTCCCAACTCGGCTTGTCACTCCATAA
- a CDS encoding substrate-binding domain-containing protein yields MKNRKKAAGVLLAACMMGTSLFGCAGAVSTGEKPAATPASGTSSSAETKKDVKELKIGLSMQTLGGAYFATQESSFKEACAKQGITCFTANANGDMTKQQADIEDLIAKGCDVIVINPKDPKGAIPATQECTKAGIAVFIMDNTIDPTADYISMIQSNNYELGNKVGIDLAEQFGDKEIKIGLLSGNQGNALGVDRRMGVMKGVIETQLGKSNKTNVQVLTQGWGSWNQEGGLSAAEDMLMAAPSINCIVAENDDMALGALKAVQAAKRSDIVIVGVDGQKEMYRLIKEGSQVLATGRNDPKECATLTLETVLKWYGGENVSRTIYLDPVSVSKKNVEKYYDPKASF; encoded by the coding sequence ATGAAAAACAGGAAAAAGGCGGCAGGCGTGCTGTTGGCGGCCTGCATGATGGGAACATCCTTATTCGGCTGCGCGGGCGCGGTTTCTACGGGAGAAAAGCCGGCGGCAACTCCGGCAAGCGGAACGTCTTCGTCGGCGGAAACGAAAAAGGACGTGAAAGAGCTGAAAATTGGCCTTTCGATGCAAACGTTGGGCGGCGCATATTTTGCAACGCAGGAAAGCTCCTTTAAGGAGGCCTGCGCCAAACAGGGAATCACCTGCTTTACGGCAAATGCCAACGGGGATATGACGAAGCAGCAGGCAGACATTGAAGACCTGATTGCAAAGGGCTGCGACGTGATTGTCATCAATCCTAAAGACCCCAAGGGCGCGATTCCCGCAACGCAGGAATGCACTAAGGCCGGCATTGCAGTATTCATTATGGATAATACAATTGACCCCACTGCGGATTACATTTCGATGATTCAGTCGAATAACTACGAGCTGGGCAACAAGGTTGGTATCGACCTAGCCGAGCAGTTCGGCGACAAGGAAATTAAAATCGGTTTGCTCAGCGGCAATCAGGGCAACGCGCTGGGCGTAGACAGAAGAATGGGTGTTATGAAGGGCGTTATTGAAACGCAGCTTGGCAAATCCAACAAGACTAACGTGCAGGTTCTGACGCAGGGCTGGGGCAGCTGGAACCAGGAGGGCGGCCTTTCCGCAGCGGAGGATATGCTGATGGCAGCTCCTTCCATTAACTGCATCGTCGCTGAAAACGACGACATGGCACTGGGTGCTCTGAAAGCCGTTCAGGCGGCAAAGAGAAGCGACATCGTTATTGTTGGTGTGGATGGCCAGAAGGAAATGTACCGCCTGATCAAAGAGGGCAGCCAGGTGCTGGCTACCGGCAGAAACGACCCGAAGGAATGCGCAACGCTTACACTGGAAACCGTGCTGAAATGGTACGGTGGCGAAAATGTTTCCCGAACCATTTATCTGGACCCGGTCAGCGTCAGCAAGAAAAACGTGGAGAAATACTACGACCCGAAGGCTTCCTTCTGA
- a CDS encoding glycyl-radical enzyme activating protein: MKGMVTDIQRFSLNDGPGIRTTVFLKGCNMRCAWCHNPETIDRRPELLFYPQNCIHCYKCVSVCPSKAHKLIGGEHRLFRGLCIRCGKCTAVCYAQALQMSGKLMSVEEIMREVLQDRAYYVDSTGGVTFSGGEAFCQPEFLLSLTDACRQEGIHTAIETNLASPFSVMEPVLKKTNLVMCDLKLWDSEEHRRWTGIGNEQILKNLKELDTLSIPFIVRTPLIPGVTDSEENLERIADFLQGLRNLQYYELLNFNPLGNGKYDAIAQENPFAAHRPLPQQQVQPLLNALEQKNLTIKFS, encoded by the coding sequence ATGAAAGGCATGGTTACAGACATACAGCGCTTCAGCCTAAACGACGGGCCGGGCATTCGCACCACCGTTTTTTTGAAAGGCTGCAATATGCGATGCGCGTGGTGCCATAATCCCGAAACCATCGACAGAAGGCCAGAGCTGCTTTTTTATCCGCAGAACTGTATTCACTGTTATAAATGTGTCTCCGTCTGTCCATCCAAGGCCCATAAGCTGATTGGCGGGGAGCACCGCCTGTTCCGCGGCCTGTGCATCCGGTGCGGCAAATGCACCGCCGTCTGTTACGCACAGGCGCTGCAGATGTCCGGGAAACTGATGTCGGTGGAGGAAATCATGCGAGAGGTTTTGCAGGATCGCGCGTACTATGTCGATTCCACGGGCGGCGTTACCTTTTCCGGCGGGGAGGCGTTCTGCCAGCCGGAGTTTCTGCTTTCCCTGACAGACGCATGCCGGCAGGAGGGGATTCATACCGCGATCGAAACCAATCTGGCCTCCCCTTTCAGCGTGATGGAGCCGGTCCTGAAAAAGACAAACCTTGTGATGTGCGACCTCAAGCTTTGGGACAGCGAGGAGCATCGGCGCTGGACCGGAATCGGCAACGAGCAGATTCTGAAAAACCTCAAAGAACTGGATACGCTCAGCATTCCCTTTATCGTGCGCACGCCGCTGATTCCCGGCGTAACCGACAGCGAGGAAAACCTGGAGCGAATCGCGGACTTTTTACAGGGGCTGCGCAATCTCCAATATTACGAGCTTCTCAATTTCAACCCGCTGGGGAACGGAAAATACGACGCCATCGCACAAGAAAACCCGTTCGCTGCGCATCGGCCGCTTCCCCAGCAGCAGGTACAGCCGCTGCTGAACGCCCTTGAACAAAAAAACCTTACGATCAAATTTTCTTAA
- a CDS encoding aldehyde dehydrogenase family protein — protein sequence MFINGERVDAGNAATADVLNSATQEFLDTIPVATAEDVQRAVDAAQVGKRVWASTPVHERSRILTKCADAIDARREELAVSLSTEMGKIIREARGEIRVCAQIFRGFAEAANHHYGKTMTDYQIGTENDMIFTQREPLGVVACISPFNYPVELCSQKAAAALAAGNAVIIKPATDNPLTIMKIVELCLDCGVPGNVLQLVTGGGAVVGDLLVGSDGINAISLTGSTAVGKGIAKAGAETLKRIFLELGGNDPFIVFEDADMELAVADAVQGRVQNAGQTCCAPKRFLVQNSVKEEFIRRVIERLEHLRLGSPLDEATEFGSLISPRAAQEVQRQVDYTVEQGASLLYGGSVYNESYFEPTVLDQVTPEMDVACDMEIFGPVLPIIGFDTEEEAIQIANHTIYGLQAGVMSRDMKKVMRVASQLECGGVVINGSGNYRHTDQPFGGWKMSGVGREGISVTLDEMTQEKSYILKNILHA from the coding sequence ATGTTTATTAATGGGGAACGTGTTGACGCAGGGAATGCGGCCACCGCCGACGTTCTGAATTCTGCAACGCAGGAATTCCTTGACACGATTCCGGTGGCGACCGCGGAGGATGTTCAGCGTGCGGTCGACGCGGCGCAGGTTGGCAAACGGGTTTGGGCGTCGACTCCCGTTCACGAGCGCTCGCGCATTTTGACAAAATGCGCGGATGCAATCGACGCCCGCAGAGAAGAGCTCGCCGTAAGTCTTTCTACCGAAATGGGAAAAATCATCCGCGAGGCGCGCGGAGAAATCCGCGTATGCGCGCAGATCTTCCGCGGCTTTGCGGAGGCTGCAAACCACCATTACGGGAAAACCATGACAGATTATCAGATTGGTACGGAAAACGATATGATTTTCACCCAGCGGGAACCGCTCGGTGTGGTTGCTTGCATCTCTCCGTTTAATTACCCGGTAGAGCTTTGCTCACAGAAAGCAGCTGCGGCTTTGGCGGCGGGGAACGCGGTCATCATTAAGCCCGCCACCGATAATCCATTGACCATTATGAAGATTGTGGAGCTTTGCCTTGACTGCGGTGTGCCCGGCAACGTGCTGCAGCTGGTGACAGGCGGCGGGGCCGTGGTGGGAGACCTGCTGGTGGGCAGCGACGGAATCAACGCGATTAGCTTGACCGGCAGCACCGCAGTTGGAAAGGGCATTGCAAAAGCCGGAGCGGAAACACTCAAGCGCATTTTTTTGGAGTTGGGCGGCAATGACCCCTTTATTGTGTTCGAGGATGCGGATATGGAGCTGGCTGTGGCCGATGCGGTGCAGGGGCGTGTGCAGAACGCGGGGCAAACCTGCTGTGCACCAAAACGTTTTCTGGTGCAGAACTCCGTCAAGGAGGAATTTATCCGCCGGGTGATCGAAAGGCTGGAGCATCTCAGGCTGGGCAGCCCGCTCGACGAAGCGACGGAGTTCGGTTCGCTGATCAGCCCCAGGGCCGCGCAGGAGGTTCAAAGGCAGGTAGATTACACCGTGGAACAGGGGGCGAGTCTCCTGTACGGCGGCAGCGTTTACAACGAGTCGTACTTTGAGCCGACCGTTCTCGATCAGGTGACGCCCGAGATGGATGTCGCCTGCGACATGGAAATTTTCGGGCCTGTCCTCCCGATCATCGGGTTCGATACGGAGGAGGAAGCGATTCAAATCGCGAACCATACCATTTACGGATTGCAGGCCGGCGTAATGAGCCGCGACATGAAAAAGGTAATGCGGGTTGCATCACAGCTGGAGTGCGGCGGAGTCGTCATTAACGGCTCGGGCAATTACCGCCATACCGACCAGCCCTTCGGCGGGTGGAAAATGAGCGGAGTCGGCCGGGAAGGAATCAGTGTCACGCTGGATGAAATGACGCAGGAAAAATCCTATATTCTGAAAAATATTTTACACGCGTAA
- a CDS encoding pyruvate formate lyase family protein, translating into MSQLQFLNEFPADEVFSYDKRIRLLKQRKLRQTQEKIDREGGLDEDDYGRVVPPENVHFDFVPTHENGSFYGYNGWTLNYTHILNQHPLYCDPLDAFVGRGFFFMTRAKGEIWNPDYPYPELKREFSKYNIVCGIGSDGHFTPDIQMGLNLGWGGLLEKLRKARAANPDLECREFYDSEGQIVECIIAFLKRMAGEIHALSEQERNPSLKKNLQEMAQVNLKISDQSPSTMREAIQWMCWFSFFSRLYNRGPSGGQLDELLRPFFEADLAAGRITEEEAKFDIACLFLNDTRYYQLGGPDESGKDMTSRISYLILEAADWINIACNLTVRVHDHSDEELIHKGVEYLFKNKTGWPRFSGDNSLVNGFVKCGYSKELARRRLAGGCHWMSIPGMEYTLNDLVKINAAKVFEVAYYDMMKHEEQPSVALLWEYFERHLGKAVAATAKGILFHLKYQEKNEPELICNLLSHGPVEEGRDITKSARYFNMCIDGAGLATVADSFAACEQRIEKENKITFEDLTRHMQFNYSDFDGEYIRQMMLHSERYCGGDTAGDDWALRISKTFSQMVRGQSQLYPEICFIPGWFSWSNTLEFGHNVRATPNGRHDGEAISHGANPHSGFRKDGAVTAIANSIAAIQPGYGNTAPFQLEVDPGLANSPEAVDKIVSLIRTLLEQGNTLLNINIIDKDQILRAHQNPSLYPDLVVRVTGFTAFFSMLSPEFRQLVVDRVLAVNAASEEERQSI; encoded by the coding sequence ATGTCACAGCTTCAGTTTCTCAATGAATTTCCCGCAGACGAAGTGTTCTCATATGATAAGCGCATCCGCCTGTTGAAGCAGCGCAAGCTCCGCCAGACGCAGGAGAAAATAGACCGCGAGGGGGGCCTCGATGAAGACGATTACGGGCGCGTGGTTCCCCCGGAGAATGTTCATTTTGATTTTGTTCCCACCCATGAAAACGGCTCGTTTTATGGCTACAACGGCTGGACGCTGAACTATACCCATATTTTAAACCAGCACCCGCTGTACTGCGACCCGCTGGACGCGTTCGTCGGCAGAGGCTTCTTCTTCATGACCCGCGCCAAGGGCGAGATCTGGAATCCGGATTATCCCTATCCGGAGCTAAAACGGGAATTCAGCAAATATAATATCGTCTGCGGCATCGGTAGCGACGGTCACTTTACGCCAGATATCCAGATGGGGCTGAATCTTGGCTGGGGCGGCCTGCTGGAAAAGCTCCGGAAGGCCCGCGCCGCCAACCCTGACCTGGAATGCCGGGAATTCTACGACAGCGAGGGGCAGATCGTGGAGTGCATCATCGCGTTCCTGAAACGGATGGCAGGCGAGATTCATGCCCTGTCAGAACAGGAGCGCAACCCTTCGCTCAAGAAAAACCTTCAGGAAATGGCACAGGTCAACCTGAAAATCAGCGATCAGAGCCCCTCTACAATGCGCGAAGCCATTCAGTGGATGTGCTGGTTCAGCTTTTTCTCCCGCCTTTACAACCGCGGCCCCTCCGGCGGGCAGCTGGATGAGCTCTTACGTCCGTTTTTTGAGGCGGATCTTGCCGCGGGCAGGATCACCGAAGAGGAGGCCAAATTTGATATTGCCTGCCTGTTCCTGAACGACACTCGCTATTACCAGCTCGGCGGCCCGGATGAAAGCGGCAAGGATATGACCTCACGCATCAGTTACCTGATTCTGGAAGCCGCCGACTGGATCAACATTGCCTGCAACCTGACAGTGCGAGTGCACGATCATTCCGATGAAGAGCTAATCCACAAGGGCGTGGAATATTTGTTCAAGAACAAAACGGGCTGGCCGCGCTTTTCCGGAGACAACAGCCTGGTGAACGGCTTTGTCAAATGCGGATACAGCAAGGAACTGGCGCGCCGCCGCCTGGCGGGCGGGTGCCACTGGATGAGCATACCGGGCATGGAATACACGCTCAACGATCTGGTGAAGATCAACGCCGCCAAAGTGTTTGAGGTAGCCTATTACGATATGATGAAGCACGAGGAGCAGCCCTCGGTCGCTCTGCTGTGGGAGTATTTTGAACGGCACCTGGGCAAGGCGGTCGCCGCTACCGCGAAGGGCATATTGTTTCATTTAAAGTATCAGGAGAAAAATGAGCCGGAGCTGATCTGCAACCTACTCAGCCATGGCCCCGTAGAAGAGGGTCGTGATATTACGAAGAGCGCGCGGTATTTCAATATGTGTATCGACGGAGCAGGGCTGGCCACTGTGGCAGACAGCTTTGCCGCGTGTGAGCAGCGCATCGAGAAAGAAAACAAGATCACCTTTGAGGATTTGACGCGCCATATGCAGTTCAACTATTCCGATTTTGACGGAGAATACATCCGCCAAATGATGCTGCACAGCGAGCGCTACTGCGGCGGAGACACGGCGGGTGACGACTGGGCGCTGCGCATCAGCAAAACGTTCTCCCAAATGGTTCGGGGGCAGAGCCAGCTCTACCCCGAAATCTGCTTTATCCCCGGCTGGTTCAGCTGGTCGAACACACTGGAATTCGGCCACAATGTGCGCGCAACGCCGAACGGCCGACACGACGGCGAGGCGATCAGCCACGGGGCAAACCCTCATTCCGGCTTCCGCAAGGACGGCGCGGTCACGGCGATCGCCAATTCAATCGCCGCCATTCAGCCGGGGTACGGCAACACCGCTCCCTTCCAGCTGGAGGTAGACCCCGGGCTCGCGAACAGCCCGGAGGCCGTAGATAAAATAGTCAGCCTGATCCGCACGTTGCTCGAGCAGGGCAACACCCTGCTGAACATCAATATTATCGATAAGGATCAAATTTTGCGGGCACATCAAAATCCGTCTCTTTATCCCGACCTAGTTGTTCGCGTTACAGGCTTCACAGCCTTCTTCTCCATGCTGTCGCCGGAGTTTCGACAGCTCGTGGTGGATCGGGTGTTAGCTGTCAACGCGGCGTCAGAGGAAGAACGGCAAAGCATTTAG
- a CDS encoding sugar ABC transporter ATP-binding protein translates to MEDRYRVRMEGIKKSFGGVKALSGVDFAVKPGEIHALVGENGAGKSTLMKILSGAYQKDEGTISIDGVPVEIGSPRRGKELGVGIIYQEFELAGDLTVAENIFLDRLSSGKLIDWKRLYEKADAVLKSLNFEINVKSRVQDLSVAYQQVVEIAKVLSQNAKILILDEPTAVLSPKETAALFETLNKLRGEGVSIIYISHRMEEIFQIADSITIMRDGEVTGTGRRDELEMNQVIELMIGRKLSTLFPPRSVKMGEEILRVEELEGDVFRRISFRVHRGEVLGISGLVGSGRSEIVRAIFGADRKKSGKVYLNGQEVTIRSPKDAVRLGIGLIPENRKEQGLVLDFPIKHNITMPNIRSVRGALGIIRRGQENRLAESLVEKLTVKTDSIDAAVHQLSGGNQQKVVLAKWFNTDSQVIIFDEPTRGVDVGAKIEIYNLINEFANRNLGVIIISSELNEIIGMCDRTIVIDNGEKKGELEKEELSELNIMKLAVGGNAK, encoded by the coding sequence TTGGAGGACAGGTATCGTGTGCGGATGGAAGGAATCAAAAAAAGCTTCGGAGGCGTGAAAGCGCTGAGCGGTGTGGATTTTGCGGTAAAGCCCGGGGAAATTCATGCGCTGGTTGGCGAAAACGGGGCCGGAAAATCCACGCTGATGAAGATTTTGTCCGGCGCTTATCAAAAAGACGAAGGAACGATTTCGATCGACGGCGTGCCGGTGGAGATCGGTTCCCCCCGCAGGGGGAAAGAGCTGGGGGTCGGAATCATCTACCAGGAATTTGAGCTGGCCGGCGATTTAACGGTGGCGGAAAATATTTTTCTGGATCGCTTGAGCAGTGGAAAGCTGATCGACTGGAAGCGGCTTTATGAAAAGGCTGACGCTGTGCTAAAAAGCCTAAATTTTGAAATTAACGTGAAAAGCCGTGTGCAGGATTTGAGTGTTGCGTACCAGCAGGTAGTAGAGATTGCAAAGGTACTCTCGCAGAATGCGAAGATTCTGATTCTGGATGAGCCAACCGCCGTGCTTAGCCCGAAGGAAACTGCGGCGCTGTTTGAAACGCTGAATAAGCTGCGCGGCGAAGGGGTCAGCATCATCTACATCTCTCACCGCATGGAAGAAATTTTTCAGATTGCAGATTCCATTACAATCATGCGCGACGGCGAGGTGACCGGCACGGGCCGGCGCGACGAGCTGGAGATGAACCAGGTGATTGAGCTGATGATCGGCAGAAAGCTTTCCACCCTGTTCCCACCGCGCAGCGTGAAGATGGGGGAAGAGATTCTGCGGGTGGAGGAGCTCGAGGGCGACGTCTTTCGTCGCATCAGCTTCCGTGTACACCGCGGCGAGGTGCTGGGCATTTCTGGACTGGTGGGCAGCGGCAGAAGCGAGATCGTGCGCGCGATTTTCGGCGCGGACAGGAAAAAATCTGGAAAAGTATATTTAAACGGGCAGGAGGTTACGATCCGTTCTCCAAAGGACGCCGTGAGGCTCGGGATCGGTCTTATCCCCGAAAACCGCAAGGAGCAGGGGCTGGTGCTGGATTTTCCCATTAAGCACAACATTACAATGCCAAATATTCGCAGTGTTCGTGGAGCGCTTGGCATTATCCGGCGAGGACAGGAGAATCGCCTGGCAGAGTCGCTTGTGGAAAAGCTGACAGTGAAAACGGACAGCATCGATGCGGCGGTGCATCAGCTCAGCGGTGGCAACCAACAGAAGGTAGTGCTGGCCAAATGGTTCAACACAGATTCTCAGGTGATCATTTTCGACGAGCCGACACGTGGAGTGGACGTTGGGGCGAAAATTGAGATTTACAATCTGATCAACGAGTTTGCCAATCGGAATCTGGGCGTGATCATCATTTCGTCCGAGCTTAACGAGATTATCGGGATGTGCGACCGCACAATTGTGATCGACAACGGTGAAAAAAAGGGAGAACTGGAGAAAGAGGAGCTGTCTGAGCTGAACATTATGAAACTAGCGGTTGGAGGGAATGCGAAATGA